A genomic region of Cannabis sativa cultivar Pink pepper isolate KNU-18-1 chromosome 1, ASM2916894v1, whole genome shotgun sequence contains the following coding sequences:
- the LOC133030243 gene encoding uncharacterized protein LOC133030243, whose amino-acid sequence MADEPDDSMHIFTGHTDELYSVACSPTDALLVATGGGDDKGFLWKIGQGDWAFELQGHKDSEFLDIVDASRTAN is encoded by the exons ATGGCTG ATGAGCCTGATGATTCTATGCACATATTCACGGGTCATACTG ACGAGCTATACTCGGTTGCTTGCAGCCCAACAGATGCCTTGTTAGTAGCAACTGGGGGTGGAGATGACAAAGGTTTTCTTTGGAAGATCGGTCAAGGAGATTGGGCTTTTGAGCTTCAAG GTCACAAGGATTCTGAGTTTCTTGACATCGTTGATGCCAGTCGTACTGCTAATTAA